Proteins co-encoded in one Candidatus Thiodictyon syntrophicum genomic window:
- a CDS encoding MFS transporter gives MSLDPADWRRFQRRRWSIYAILILAYMTVYFHRMAPGVVAGELMAAFHTSGAALGSLAAMYYYIYTAMQIPAGVLADTLGPRVGVALACLVAGCGSILFGLAQTFEVAAVGRLLVGLGVSVVFVGLMRSNTQWFSERYSGAISGATLLLGNLGAILAAGPLALLVAVVSWRDVFVGIGVLSFATAALTVVVVRSRPQDAGFPSVRELEGLAPHPERHQHWLLDLRGVFTTRAVWPVFFMMFGVTGSLFAFAGLWGVKLMQDCFGLDRTAASLYTTLMLTGFALGCLLTGSLSDYLGRRKPVIVGACLLAVLAWLGLVLLPWGPGWTGLALFTLLGLGTGGFVVGYVAAKEVVPPGVAGMVIALVNTGLFLGAAIMQPAFGWAMDLTWDGTLVAGVRHYALSDYHNGLWLSCACALLGLIAASLIRETRCRNLTLA, from the coding sequence CATCTACGCCATCCTGATCCTGGCCTATATGACGGTGTACTTCCACCGCATGGCCCCGGGGGTGGTGGCCGGCGAGCTGATGGCGGCCTTCCACACCAGCGGGGCGGCGCTGGGGTCGCTGGCGGCCATGTATTACTACATCTACACCGCCATGCAGATCCCCGCCGGGGTGCTGGCCGACACCCTGGGGCCGCGCGTTGGGGTCGCCTTGGCGTGCCTGGTAGCGGGGTGCGGGTCGATCCTGTTCGGGCTGGCGCAGACCTTCGAGGTCGCCGCCGTCGGCCGCTTGCTGGTCGGGCTCGGGGTCTCGGTGGTCTTCGTCGGGCTCATGCGCAGCAATACCCAGTGGTTCTCCGAGCGCTATTCCGGGGCCATCAGCGGGGCGACCCTGCTGCTTGGTAACCTGGGCGCCATCCTGGCGGCCGGGCCGCTTGCGCTCCTGGTTGCCGTGGTGTCCTGGCGGGACGTCTTCGTCGGCATCGGTGTGCTGTCCTTCGCGACGGCGGCCCTGACGGTGGTCGTCGTGCGCAGCCGCCCACAGGACGCGGGTTTTCCCTCAGTGCGCGAGTTGGAGGGCCTGGCGCCCCACCCGGAGCGCCACCAGCATTGGCTGCTGGATCTCCGTGGGGTCTTCACCACTCGGGCCGTGTGGCCCGTGTTCTTCATGATGTTCGGTGTGACCGGCAGCCTGTTCGCCTTCGCCGGGCTCTGGGGCGTGAAGCTGATGCAGGACTGCTTCGGGCTGGACCGCACCGCGGCCTCGCTCTACACCACGCTGATGCTCACCGGGTTCGCGCTGGGGTGTCTCCTGACGGGGTCACTCTCGGACTATCTGGGTCGACGCAAGCCGGTGATCGTCGGGGCCTGCTTGCTCGCGGTGCTGGCCTGGCTCGGGCTGGTCCTGCTGCCCTGGGGGCCGGGCTGGACGGGGCTCGCGCTGTTCACCCTCTTGGGTTTGGGCACCGGCGGCTTCGTGGTCGGCTATGTCGCCGCCAAGGAGGTGGTGCCCCCGGGGGTAGCCGGCATGGTGATCGCGCTGGTCAACACGGGGCTCTTCCTGGGGGCGGCCATCATGCAGCCGGCCTTCGGCTGGGCCATGGACCTCACCTGGGACGGGACCCTGGTCGCGGGGGTACGCCACTATGCCCTGAGCGACTACCACAACGGGCTCTGGCTCTCCTGCGCCTGTGCGCTGCTGGGCCTGATTGCCGCATCCTTGATACGGGAGACGCGGTGTCGGAACCTGACCTTGGCTTAA